A portion of the Flavobacterium limnophilum genome contains these proteins:
- a CDS encoding outer membrane beta-barrel protein, with amino-acid sequence MKRLYFTAVFVLISMFGFAQYEYRDSNRIGIFFGVNQFTLNTNNFQTKPGTGWNGGLSMRGNFYNDWDMVYAMQFSENNFSVATKSGFISEDTNYKLSSAQISLLFSYKIVENHLSLEFGPLVQINGKLKVDQDQENNIISGITLLAKDIVAISQFNFYPVIGITAGVRHVRLNVSYQYGVNNMLGNLNNQNLGYNFKGNPGILNGNLIVYL; translated from the coding sequence ATGAAAAGATTATATTTCACTGCAGTTTTTGTTTTAATTTCAATGTTTGGTTTTGCTCAATACGAATACAGGGATTCCAACAGGATAGGTATTTTTTTTGGTGTTAATCAATTTACTTTAAATACCAATAATTTCCAAACCAAACCAGGAACGGGTTGGAATGGCGGACTTTCGATGAGAGGAAATTTCTATAATGATTGGGATATGGTTTATGCAATGCAGTTCAGTGAAAACAATTTTTCAGTTGCAACAAAAAGTGGTTTTATATCGGAAGACACCAATTATAAATTATCTTCTGCCCAAATATCTTTACTATTCAGTTATAAAATTGTCGAAAATCATTTGAGTTTGGAGTTTGGTCCTTTAGTTCAAATTAATGGAAAACTGAAAGTGGATCAGGATCAAGAAAACAATATCATTTCTGGAATAACTTTGTTGGCCAAAGACATTGTGGCTATTTCACAATTTAATTTTTATCCAGTAATAGGAATTACCGCCGGTGTTCGTCACGTTCGGTTGAATGTTTCTTATCAATATGGTGTAAACAATATGCTTGGAAATTTAAACAACCAAAATTTAGGTTATAATTTTAAAGGAAATCCAGGTATATTGAATGGAAATTTGATTGTTTATTTATAA
- a CDS encoding SPFH domain-containing protein, with protein MNPTLIIIIVFGLFIFLSSFFTVKQQTAIIIERFGKFLSIRQSGLQLKIPLIDRIAGRVNLKIQQLDVIIETKTKDNVFVKLKVSVQFMVVKETVYDAFYKLEYPHDQITSYVFDVVRAEVPKLKLDDVFERKDDIAIAVKRELNEAMTTYGYTIINTLVTDIDPDIQVKNAMNRINAADREKTVAEFEAEASRIRIVAKAKAEAESKRLQGQGIADQRREIARGLVESVDVLNKVGINSQEASALIVVTQHYDTLQAIGADTNSNLILLPNSPQAGSDMLNNMVASFSASNQVGEMMKKTKRTKPKTENHSSEYQAPEEPETGV; from the coding sequence ATGAACCCAACATTAATTATTATTATTGTATTTGGATTATTTATTTTTCTGTCTTCTTTTTTTACCGTCAAACAACAAACCGCGATCATCATTGAGCGTTTTGGAAAGTTTTTAAGTATCAGACAGTCTGGATTACAACTCAAAATTCCTTTGATTGACAGAATTGCAGGTCGTGTCAATCTTAAAATCCAACAATTGGACGTTATTATCGAAACCAAGACTAAAGATAACGTATTTGTAAAACTTAAAGTATCAGTCCAATTTATGGTGGTAAAAGAAACCGTTTATGATGCTTTCTACAAACTGGAATATCCACACGACCAAATCACTTCTTATGTATTTGACGTAGTTCGTGCCGAAGTTCCAAAACTAAAATTGGACGATGTTTTCGAAAGAAAAGACGATATTGCGATTGCCGTAAAAAGAGAGTTGAACGAAGCAATGACCACTTATGGTTACACAATTATCAACACATTGGTCACCGATATTGATCCAGATATTCAGGTGAAAAATGCCATGAATAGAATCAATGCTGCCGACAGGGAAAAAACCGTTGCTGAATTTGAAGCAGAAGCCTCAAGAATTAGAATCGTGGCCAAAGCCAAAGCAGAAGCGGAAAGCAAACGTTTACAAGGACAAGGAATAGCTGACCAAAGACGCGAAATTGCTCGTGGATTGGTCGAAAGTGTGGATGTTTTAAACAAAGTGGGTATCAATTCGCAAGAAGCTTCAGCCTTGATTGTGGTGACGCAACATTACGATACTTTGCAAGCCATTGGTGCAGACACCAATTCCAATTTGATATTGTTGCCTAATTCTCCGCAAGCCGGAAGCGATATGTTGAACAATATGGTGGCTTCATTTTCTGCTTCCAACCAAGTGGGAGAAATGATGAAAAAAACCAAAAGAACGAAACCAAAAACAGAAAATCATTCTTCAGAATATCAAGCTCCTGAAGAACCTGAAACTGGGGTTTAA
- a CDS encoding DUF6327 family protein, which produces MEPKKYSSYAEIELELEILKLERELNLQKIILDVEKTKESLLPKNIIKSFLGDYKSILSNSSGMILNIAIPLLINRLTKRKRGD; this is translated from the coding sequence ATGGAACCAAAAAAATATTCGTCCTACGCAGAAATAGAGTTGGAACTGGAAATTCTGAAATTGGAAAGAGAATTAAACCTTCAGAAAATAATTTTGGATGTTGAAAAGACAAAAGAAAGCCTGTTGCCCAAGAATATAATAAAGAGTTTCTTGGGAGATTATAAATCGATTTTATCAAACTCCTCGGGAATGATACTCAACATAGCGATTCCGTTGCTGATTAATAGGTTAACAAAAAGAAAAAGAGGCGATTAA
- a CDS encoding phage holin family protein has protein sequence MAFEELKEHTEDIQKQAKDYIENSVAYYKLWGFKVAMKSTTMMLKFALIAMSLTMVLFFCSVAGAFAIGQALDSYALGFLIVGGIYLVLTGLLFLIKDKVVEGPILEKFSEIFFND, from the coding sequence ATGGCTTTCGAAGAACTAAAAGAACATACCGAAGACATTCAAAAACAAGCGAAAGACTACATTGAAAACAGCGTAGCTTATTATAAGCTATGGGGTTTCAAGGTGGCAATGAAATCAACCACGATGATGTTGAAATTTGCATTGATTGCAATGTCGTTGACGATGGTTTTATTCTTTTGTTCAGTTGCGGGAGCTTTTGCCATCGGACAAGCGTTGGATAGTTATGCGTTGGGATTTCTAATCGTTGGCGGAATTTATCTTGTCTTGACCGGGCTTTTATTTTTAATCAAGGATAAAGTTGTTGAAGGGCCAATATTGGAGAAATTTTCAGAAATCTTTTTTAACGACTAA
- a CDS encoding YtxH domain-containing protein encodes MSNNTNSALALLLGAAIGAGVGILFAPDKGSKTREKIKDGFDDAKDNLKHKFEEASHQLRNKFSGAKYDLEETYEDLVSNMSHKTEDVISFLETKLADLKEQNAKLQKKQMAAQKENS; translated from the coding sequence ATGTCAAATAACACAAATTCAGCATTGGCACTTTTGTTGGGTGCAGCGATTGGAGCAGGAGTAGGAATTTTATTTGCTCCGGATAAAGGTTCAAAAACCAGGGAAAAAATAAAAGATGGTTTTGATGATGCCAAAGACAATTTAAAACATAAATTTGAAGAAGCATCTCATCAACTGAGAAATAAATTTTCGGGAGCAAAATATGACTTGGAAGAAACCTATGAAGATTTGGTTTCAAACATGAGCCATAAAACCGAAGACGTCATTTCTTTCTTGGAAACAAAGTTGGCCGATTTGAAAGAACAAAATGCCAAGCTTCAGAAAAAACAGATGGCTGCCCAAAAGGAAAATTCTTAA